The Phyllopteryx taeniolatus isolate TA_2022b chromosome 2, UOR_Ptae_1.2, whole genome shotgun sequence nucleotide sequence caccagcacacttatGTCTCTTAACCTGATACTGATGACAGAATCTTacatcacacacactgcaactgaacggtttctcaccagtgtgtgttctcatgtgttgaATCAATTTTGAACGTTCACTGAAGTGTAAGGTGCAGATTGAGCAGgcaaagggtttttctccagtgtgtgttcttgtgtgtaagtTTAAATGTGCTTGACGAGCAaatcttttactgcaaactgagcaggcaaaaggtttttctccggtgtgcgttctcatgtgatttgttaaaataaacttTTGTGTTACTTTAAGACCACACActaagcaggaaaaaggtttctccccagtgtgtgttcttgtgtgtcttcttaAATATCcctttacagaaaatgttttaccGCACactaagcaggcaaaaggtttttctccagtgtgtgttcttgtgtgtatttgtaaatGGCCCTTTATAGAAAATCTgctaccacaaactgagcagacaaaaggcttctctcctgtgtgcgttctcatgtgaTTTGTTAAACTAAACTTTTGAGTTACTCGaagcccacaaactgagcagcaaaaaggtttctctccagtgtgtgatCTTGTGTGTATGTTCAAATGTCCCTTTCGGGTAAATCTTTTCCCACAGTCTGAACAGCTGAAaggtttttcttcttcatgACTTCTTATGTGAACTTTGAAATCCCACTTTGAACTAAATGTGTTCCCACACTGCGAGCATTTCCAGTGTGTGTCGTCAGTGTGACATATCATATCACCTTCAGAATGTTGATCACCAGTGTCATCAGAGTGTGATGTTAAGTCGTCACTGTCTGATAGTGGAGCTATGAGGCAGTCTGCTTGTGACCCTCCGCAGTGTTCTCCATCaccttcatcatcatcttcactcttcacaacAATCAAGGGAAACTTAATTATATCAACCTCCTCTTCTTTAACAAAGGGGACCCCTGGCTTGTCCTCTTCTGCTTTtacgtgggttttttttggctcttcttcttctttaatgtGAGAGTGCTCTAGCTCCCGCTGTTCAGCACTGGAGTTCCACTCATGCTGCTCAGCATGAAGATCTTCACTGACATCTGCAGGAcacaaagaaggaaaaaaaaaacttcagtcAAGCTTGGCTTAGTCAAGTCTCATGTTGTGACTTTTATGTTGTGTTATTGATCGTGTTTATTAAGAACGTATAATTATGGGGTTCAAGAATCATAtttatgttccaaaaaaatttaatttgtgACTTGAAGAAGAGCTTTTTCCCCCGCGTTTTTATGTTCTAAATCGAGATTGAAATTTCTCATACATATCATTAAGTGAGGTAGGGTATGAGCTGGGTGGTACTACTATGTTTGATAGAAAGAGGAGGCTATAGATGGCACGGAAACTGTTAATGATGTTGAGGTTGAgttcagttttgtttgtttttaattttagaaTTGGCGTGACTGCAGCTAGTTTGAGGGGGTTTGGGACTGAGCCAGATTTGGCAAAGAAGTGCATGGAGCGCAGACAGTAGCTTGCCTTATCTGTGTGCATCGTCCACCAAAATATTGTGTAGAAATACATTGCCTGCTGCGGGTGTTCTCTGCGtgtcatttatatttaatatagcATTATTAACACCACAGAATTCGGACTCTGTGGATCTGATGGTGTGTCCCCTCATGACTATGTGGACTCCTGGGAATCCAGGTTTACTGTATAGCTCTgggttttaactttttttttgcat carries:
- the LOC133473234 gene encoding oocyte zinc finger protein XlCOF6.1-like, with amino-acid sequence MCAKSVKEEYEVELSQIKDENESQLLDALFMKPPLLLHNADVSEDLHAEQHEWNSSAEQRELEHSHIKEEEEPKKTHVKAEEDKPGVPFVKEEEVDIIKFPLIVVKSEDDDEGDGEHCGGSQADCLIAPLSDSDDLTSHSDDTGDQHSEGDMICHTDDTHWKCSQCGNTFSSKWDFKVHIRSHEEEKPFSCSDCGKRFTRKGHLNIHTRSHTGEKPFCCSVCGLRVTQKFSLTNHMRTHTGEKPFVCSVCGSRFSIKGHLQIHTRTHTGEKPFACLVCGKTFSVKGYLRRHTRTHTGEKPFSCLVCGLKVTQKFILTNHMRTHTGEKPFACSVCSKRFARQAHLNLHTRTHTGEKPFACSICTLHFSERSKLIQHMRTHTGEKPFSCSVCDVRFCHQYQVKRHKCAGEKRSR